From a single Gimesia fumaroli genomic region:
- a CDS encoding DNA polymerase ligase N-terminal domain-containing protein — protein sequence MQQYVILRHDFPELHWDLMLEYEGVLKTWRLPGAPEIDPASDESSIDLVAEVLPDHRIAYLEYEGPVSGDRGVVSRWDRGSLTLLEYNDDSLVALLTGEELAGRVTLKKKDQEKQWSLNYTAFF from the coding sequence ATGCAACAGTATGTGATACTACGCCACGATTTTCCTGAGCTACATTGGGATTTGATGCTTGAATATGAAGGGGTCCTGAAAACCTGGCGACTGCCCGGCGCACCGGAGATTGATCCTGCTTCGGATGAGTCATCGATCGATCTCGTCGCAGAAGTATTACCCGATCATCGAATTGCCTATCTCGAATACGAAGGCCCGGTCAGCGGAGATCGAGGAGTAGTCAGCCGCTGGGATCGTGGTTCATTAACGCTGCTGGAATATAACGATGACAGTCTGGTCGCGTTGCTGACTGGCGAGGAACTGGCAGGACGAGTGACGCTCAAAAAAAAGGATCAGGAAAAGCAGTGGAGTTTGAACTACACGGCATTCTTTTAA
- the gltX gene encoding glutamate--tRNA ligase: MSTVRTRFAPSPTGYMHIGGMRTALFNWLWARHNGGQFILRIDDTDQERNISAALGPILQAFKWLGLDWDEGPEVGGEHGPYFQSERNDLYRSAVDQLLAEGKAYRCYETPEQIQADREAAEKEKRNFLNLRRSLELTESEKEQYEAEGRPSVVRLLVPRDQKIQIDDAVRGHVEFDAGLMPDPVILRGNGTPLYNLATVIDDAQMQITHVIRAEEHLSNTPVQVLIYQALGYELPQFAHIPFVAAPGGKEKLSKRKLDKYRKSPQFKKMFDKAEAVFPRIGLENADGLDPVMVEYYEKIGYLPEAILNALARLGWSLDDKTEIMSLDTIVENFTLDRIVKAAAGLDPDKLLSFQAHWMNQLSLDEKVAHCGPYLEKAGLVKNAADPETSQRISQVIVGMEDRLKIASDILDFDEFFVADDELEYDPKAFKKRIRKATDAVPLLEKVKNELAQTSDFSAAGLDKLLHDFVEAEGIGMGQIIHALRVAVSGKGTGIGMFDCLAILGKESCVRRIDRAIALSQSE, encoded by the coding sequence ATGAGTACCGTCCGAACCCGTTTTGCCCCCAGTCCGACCGGCTATATGCACATTGGGGGGATGCGTACTGCCTTATTTAATTGGCTCTGGGCACGGCATAATGGGGGGCAATTCATTCTCCGCATTGATGATACCGATCAGGAACGCAACATATCTGCAGCACTCGGTCCGATTCTGCAGGCGTTTAAATGGCTGGGGTTGGATTGGGATGAAGGCCCCGAAGTTGGGGGCGAACATGGCCCCTATTTTCAATCGGAGCGGAATGACCTTTATCGGTCAGCCGTCGATCAACTGTTGGCGGAAGGAAAAGCATACCGGTGTTATGAAACTCCCGAGCAGATTCAGGCCGATCGAGAGGCAGCAGAGAAAGAAAAGCGAAACTTCCTGAATCTGCGTCGTTCACTGGAACTGACCGAGAGTGAAAAGGAGCAATACGAAGCAGAAGGCCGCCCGTCAGTGGTGCGGTTGCTGGTGCCCCGCGATCAGAAAATTCAGATTGATGATGCTGTGCGGGGGCATGTTGAATTTGATGCCGGTCTGATGCCCGATCCGGTCATTTTGCGGGGCAATGGTACGCCTCTGTATAATCTGGCGACGGTTATCGACGACGCACAAATGCAGATTACTCATGTGATCCGGGCCGAGGAGCATCTTTCGAATACTCCGGTGCAGGTCCTGATTTATCAGGCACTTGGCTATGAACTGCCGCAGTTTGCACACATTCCGTTTGTGGCAGCACCTGGTGGGAAAGAAAAACTGAGTAAGCGAAAACTCGATAAGTATCGCAAGAGTCCACAGTTCAAAAAAATGTTTGATAAAGCGGAAGCCGTTTTTCCTCGGATTGGATTGGAAAACGCAGATGGCCTGGATCCGGTGATGGTCGAATATTACGAAAAAATCGGCTATCTGCCGGAAGCGATCCTAAATGCTTTGGCGCGACTGGGTTGGTCTCTGGATGACAAGACCGAAATCATGTCCTTAGATACGATTGTTGAGAACTTTACGCTGGATCGGATTGTCAAAGCTGCTGCAGGTTTGGATCCGGATAAACTACTCAGTTTTCAGGCACACTGGATGAACCAGTTGTCTCTGGATGAAAAAGTGGCACACTGCGGTCCGTATCTGGAGAAAGCCGGCTTGGTAAAGAATGCAGCCGATCCGGAAACCAGTCAACGGATCAGCCAAGTGATTGTGGGCATGGAAGACCGGCTGAAAATCGCCAGCGATATTCTGGACTTTGATGAGTTTTTTGTGGCCGACGATGAGCTGGAATATGATCCTAAAGCGTTCAAAAAGCGAATTCGGAAAGCGACAGATGCCGTACCACTGTTGGAGAAAGTCAAAAATGAATTGGCCCAGACCAGTGACTTCAGCGCAGCAGGCTTAGACAAACTGCTGCATGATTTTGTTGAAGCCGAGGGCATCGGCATGGGGCAGATCATTCATGCCTTGCGTGTTGCCGTCAGTGGAAAAGGGACAGGGATCGGGATGTTCGATTGCCTGGCCATTCTGGGAAAAGAGTCTTGCGTTCGACGGATTGACCGGGCGATTGCCCTCAGTCAGAGTGAGTAA